The Streptomyces sp. HSG2 genome has a segment encoding these proteins:
- the hflX gene encoding GTPase HflX, giving the protein MTASSSPSQETGRTARGYSEGLRADALMEEDVARSHEIDENRDGDQFDRSDRAALRRIPGLSTELEDVTEVEYRRLRLERVVLVGVWTSGTARDAENSLAELAALAETAGALVLDGVVQRRDKPDAATYIGSGKAEELRDVVHETGADTVICDGELSPGQLIQLEDVVKVKVIDRTALILDIFAQHAKSREGKAQVALAQMQYMLPRLRGWGQSLSRQMGGGRGGLATRGPGETKIETDRRRIREKMAKMRREIAEMKTGRDIQRRERHRHKVPSVAIAGYTNAGKSSLLNRLTGAGVLVENALFATLDPTVRRAETPGGRHYTLADTVGFVRHLPHHLVEAFRSTMEEVAESDLILHVVDGTHPVPEEQLAAVREVIREVGATDVPEIVVINKADLADPLVLQRLLRVEKRSLVVSARSGEGMEELLARIDEELPRPSVEIEALVPYTRGTLVARAHDEGEVLSEEHTSDGTLLKARVHEELAAELLPYGPARAA; this is encoded by the coding sequence GTCGCCCGGAGCCACGAGATCGACGAGAATCGCGACGGCGATCAGTTCGACCGTTCCGACCGGGCTGCGCTGCGGCGGATCCCGGGCCTGTCCACCGAGCTCGAGGACGTCACCGAGGTCGAGTACCGACGGCTCCGCTTGGAGCGCGTGGTGCTCGTGGGCGTGTGGACCTCCGGTACGGCGCGGGACGCCGAGAACTCCCTCGCCGAACTGGCGGCCCTCGCGGAGACCGCGGGCGCGCTGGTCCTGGACGGCGTGGTACAGCGTCGGGACAAACCCGACGCGGCGACCTACATCGGCTCGGGCAAGGCCGAGGAACTGCGTGACGTCGTCCACGAGACGGGGGCCGACACCGTCATCTGCGACGGCGAGCTCAGCCCCGGCCAGCTGATCCAGCTGGAGGACGTGGTCAAGGTCAAGGTCATCGACCGTACCGCCCTGATCCTCGACATCTTCGCCCAGCACGCCAAGTCCCGCGAGGGCAAGGCGCAGGTGGCGCTCGCGCAGATGCAGTACATGCTGCCGCGACTCCGCGGGTGGGGTCAGTCTCTGTCCCGACAGATGGGCGGCGGCCGGGGCGGCCTCGCCACCCGAGGGCCCGGCGAGACCAAGATCGAGACGGATCGTCGACGGATCCGCGAGAAGATGGCGAAGATGCGCCGGGAGATCGCGGAAATGAAGACAGGCCGCGACATCCAGCGTCGCGAACGCCATCGGCACAAGGTCCCCTCCGTGGCGATCGCCGGGTACACCAACGCCGGCAAGTCCTCGCTCCTCAACCGTCTCACCGGGGCGGGCGTGCTGGTGGAGAACGCCCTCTTCGCCACTCTTGACCCCACGGTGCGACGGGCCGAAACGCCCGGCGGACGTCACTACACCCTGGCCGACACCGTCGGCTTCGTCCGACACCTGCCGCACCACCTCGTCGAGGCGTTCCGCTCCACGATGGAGGAAGTCGCCGAATCCGATCTCATCCTGCACGTGGTCGACGGCACACACCCCGTCCCCGAGGAGCAGTTGGCGGCGGTGCGCGAGGTGATCCGCGAGGTCGGCGCCACCGACGTCCCGGAGATCGTCGTGATCAACAAGGCGGATCTGGCGGACCCGCTGGTGTTGCAGCGACTGCTGCGGGTCGAGAAGCGCTCTCTGGTGGTCTCCGCCCGCAGTGGCGAGGGCATGGAGGAACTCCTCGCCCGGATCGACGAGGAACTGCCCCGTCCGTCCGTCGAGATCGAGGCCCTCGTGCCCTACACCCGCGGCACGCTGGTCGCACGCGCCCACGACGAGGGCGAGGTCCTCTCGGAGGAACACACCAGCGACGGGACACTCCTCAAGGCCAGGGTGCACGAGGAGTTGGCCGCCGAGCTTCTCCCGTACGGGCCCGCACGGGCGGCCTGA